In Burkholderia lata, the DNA window CGATCATCCCGAACGCGGTGGTCGCGGTCGCGACGAGGAGCGCGATGCCCGCGCCGCGCGCGCGTGGCCGGAACGCGCCGGCAAACGCACCCACGGCCAGGAGCACGGCCGACAACCCGATCAGCACGGCGACGAACACGAGCATCGCCCCCGCATGGCCGAGTTTCATGAACGCCATCATCTGCGCGGTGATCACGCACATGCCCGCGATCGTGAACATCACGATCGCCAGCGCATTGCGCACGAAGCTCACGCGTTCGCCTGGAAATACGCGGTCGCGGGGCGCCGGAACATCAGGTAGACGAACAGCGCGAACAGCAGGACGCCCGGAATCAGCACCGCGTACATCGACGCCGGCATGTTGATGAACGAGAACGCGAAACTGAACACGGCCGTCGCGATGTAGGTCTTGCGCGACCATTCGCGGCCCTTGAGGATCGCGATGCCGACCACGACATTCACGACTTCGAGGATCACGCTGATGCCGAGCGTCGCCCAGACGGGCAGCAGGTATTGCGACAGCAGCGCCTGGGTGGTCGGCATGCCGATCGTGAAGGGCGTATAGATGCACGTGATCGCGTTGGTCACGATGATGATCCACGCGAGAATGGTCAGCGAAATCGGTCTTTTCATTGTGTTTTCCTTGTTATTCGCCGCCATGGTGGCCCCCGGGACGGCGCGCTCGCGGTCACGATGGCCGCAGTCGGGCCATTGTCGGGGAAGCGCACGGCGAACGCAACGGACGGCCCGCGCCGCTCGCGCCGTCCGCCGCCTGCGGTGCGCGCGGCGCTAGCCGGCGTCCGCTTCGTCGTCGCGCCAGTCGATATCGCCGCACAGCACGCGCTGCGCATCGCCGACCCGCACGGCCACCGACAGCGTCACGCACGGCTGCGCCTCGTTGATCGACAGGTACGGCCGCGTGACCTGCACGCGCCCCGGCTCGGCGATCGCCGAGCGGAAATACGGCCGGCGCAGCCAGTTCGCGCCCTGCGCGTCCGCCAGCGGCGAGAAGCGCGCCTCGGCGAGCGCGCGGTCGGCGCGCAGCACGACGTTGCGGCCCGACTGGCGGCCGTGCGCGTCGAGCAGGAAGCAGCGCGCGGCCGCGTCGAGCGCGAGGAAGTTCCAGCACACCTCGTCGAGCGGCTCGCCGGCCGCGAGACGCTCGGCCGCGCGTTCGAACGCGCGCAGGTACGGCGCGATCCGCTGCGCATCGCGCCGCTCGCGCGCGTCGGTCTGCTGCCGAAAACGCTCGGTCAGCTCGCCGATGCAGCCCGTCGCGGCCGCGCTGTCGGGCAGCCCCGGCGCCGGCCGGCCGAAGTAGTAGCCCTGTACGAAATCGGCCTCGCACGACAGCGCGATCTGCGCCTCGTGCTCGGTCTCGATGCCCTCGACGAGCACCAGCTTGCCGGCCTCGTGCAGCAGCGTCACGAGCCCGTGCAGGATCGCGGTGAGCCCGGTGCGGTGCGCTGCGTGCGACAGCATGATCCGGTCGAGCTTCACGATGTCCGGGTTCAGCTGCCAGATCCGCTCGAGGTTCGAGTGACCCGCGCCGAAATCGTCGAGCGCGATCAGGAAACCGTGCGTGCGGAATTCGCGCACGGCCTCGGCAAGCCGCTCGACGTCTTCCGCGCGCTGTTCGAGCACTTCGAGCACGATGCGGCGCGGCGGCATGCCGAGCCGCTTCAGGTTCGCGAGCAGCGCGGCCGCCTGGAACGGGTCGGTGAGCACGCCCGGATGGACGTTGAGGAACAGCCATTCGCGCTCCGCGCCGAGCAGCGCGAAGTTCTCGAGATGCAGCGCCTGCGCGAGCCGGTCGAGCTGCAGCAGCTCGCCCTGGCGCGCGGCTTCGCCGAACACGTCGAGCGGCGACACGGCGCGGTCGAGCGCATCGTGCGCGCGCAGCAGCGCCTCGTAGCCCACCGCACGCTGGTGCGACAGGCTGAATATCGGCTGGAACACGGTCGTGAGCGTCAGGTCGCGGTGCTGCGTCGCCAGACGTTCGAAGCCGGAACTCACCTCCCGCTCGAACCGGTACGGCGACGCGGCGGCCGGACGCTCCTGTTGCACGATCGTCATGCCTTCCTCCTGGTATTGCCTTCGAACGCGGCGCCCGACGAAGCGAGCGGCGCGTGCAATGTCATGGTTGGACCCTCGGTTGCCCGGTCGGCGCCGGACGGCTGACCAACATCAAGCAAGCTCCGTGCAAGGCTCGGACAATCCGTGCGCGGCGCAGGCCCACCGGGCTGCCGCACCATCTCGGCGCATCTCCGACGCACCATTTTCGTGCACACGCACCGGCCTCTCGAACGCACCCGTCACGCTGTCACGCTACACTCCGTACGATCGTTTCATTCCCCGTATTCGCCGTATCGATGGAAATCGTCTTCACCGTCCTGATCCTGCTGCTGACCGTCGCGCTGTCCGGCGCCGTCACGCGCATCCTGCCGTTCCAACTGCCGTTGCCGCTGATGCAGATCGCGTTCGGCGCGATGCTCGCGTGGCCGAAGCTGAACCTGCACGTCGCGTTCGATCCCGAAATCTTCATGCTGCTGTTCATTCCGCCGCTGCTGTTCGCGGACGGCTGGCGGATTCCGAAGCGCGAGCTGTACCTGCAGCGCCGCGCGATCCTGATGCTCGCATTCGGGCTCGTGTTCATGACGGTACTCGCAGTGGGCTACTTCGCGCACTGGCTGATACCCGAGTTGCCGCTGCCGATCGCGTTCGCGCTCGCGGCCGTGCTGTCACCGACCGACGCGGTCGCGCTGTCCGGCATCGCCGGCAAGGGCCGGATCCCGCCGCAACTGATGCACATCCTCGAAGGCGAGGCGCTGATGAACGACGCGTCGGGCCTCGTCGCACTGAAATTCGCGATCGCGGCCGCGCTGACGGGCATGTTCTCGCTGCGCGACGCGTCGGTCACGTTCGTGATCGTCGCCGCCGGCGGGCTCGCGACGGGCGCGATCGTGTCGTGGGCATTCAGCGCGCTGTCGACGCGCTTCCTGAACGCCGAGCAGGAAGGCGATCCGGCCCCCGGCATCGTGATGACGCTGCTCGTGCCGTTCGCGGCCTACCTGTTCGCCGAGCACCTCGACCTGTCGGGCGTGCTGGCGGCCGTGTCGGCCGGGATGATGATGAACTACACGAGCTTCTCGCGTAAAAGCACCGTCGCGTCGCGCGTACGCGCCGAAAGCACGTGGGCGATGATCGAGTTCGTGTTCAACGGCATGGTGTTCATCATGCTCGGGCTGCAGCTGCCGCACATCATCGGCCGCACGCTCGTCGACGCGCACCACACGAGCGACGCGCTCGTCGGCCGGATGGTCTTCAACGTCTGCGCGATGATGCTCGCGCTGTATGCGATCCGCTTCCTGTGGGTCTGGCTGCTGCGCTGGTTCGCGAGCCGTCGCGCCGCACGCCAGGGCCTCACGGGCACGATGGCCGGCGTGCGCACGATCGCGGTGATGACGGTCGGCGGCGTGCGCGGCGCGGTCACGCTCGCCGGCGTGCTGTCGATTCCGGTCGCGCTGTCCGACGGCGTGCCGCTGCCGGGCCGCGACACGGCGATCTTCGTTGCATCGGCCGTGATCCTCGGCTCGCTCATCGTCGCGGTGATCGGCCTGCCGCTGCTGCTGCGCGGCGTGCGTTCGTCGCGCAGCCCGCTCGGCGACGAGGAACGCGCCGCGCGCGCCGCCGCCGCTCAGGCCGCGATCCGCGCGATCGACTCGTCGCACGACGCGATCTCGGTCGATCTCGACGAATCGGGCGCCGCACGCTGCGCGGATATCTCCGCACGCGTGATGGACCAGTACCGCCGCCGCCTCGCGACGCTCGCCGAGGACGGCCCCACGCCGCGCGCGGAAGCGAAGCAGGCCGAAACGATGGAACTGCAGATGCGGATCGCGGCCGTGCGCGCGGAACGTTCCGCGCTTTATCGGCTGCGCAGCGAGAGCAAGATTTCCGACGAGACGCTGACGAAGCTGCTCCGCGAGATCGACCTGTCCGAGACCGCGCTGTCGACGCGCAAGAAAGGCATTCTCTGAAGGTCCGGCCGCTGCCTGTACGCAGCAGCTTGGACCCAACAAAAAACGGCGACGCTCAAGCGTCGCCGTTTTCACATCCGACCGCGTTCGCGTTACTTCGCGACGACGACCGGAATCCCCTTCAGCATTCCCGCGCCCTTCATCTCGTCGAGCGCGTGCTGCACGGCCGCGCTCGTCGCCGCTTCGATGCCGAGCTGCAGTGCCAGCTCGCGCTCCGCGCGCTTCACGCCGGCAAGATTGCGCACCTTCACGTGCCCGAAGCCGCGCACGCGGGCATGCAGGTCGGCCAGTTGCACGACCTGCGCCGCATTGCCGGCGGTCGTCGCGGCGAGCGCACGCGCGAGCGTCGTCTCGTAGTCGTCGGCGAGCGCACGCTCCATCCTGCGCTCGACGGTGCGGCCGAACGGATCGAGCCACGTGCCGCGCAGGCTGCGCACGCGCGCCAGCATGCCGAACACCGGCCACATCCACTGGCCGAACACGCGCTTCTTCGGCGCGCTGCCGTCGCTGCCGGCCTTCGCGACCGTCGGCGGCGCCAGGTTGAACTTCACGCGATAGGCCTGCCCCGGCACGCCTTCGAACTGCGCTTCAAGCGCCGTGCGGAACGCGTCGTCCGTGTACAGCCGCGCGACCTCGTATTCGTCCTTCACCGCGAGCAGCCGGTAGAACGTCGTCGCGACCGCGCGCGTCAGCGCTTCGTCGCCCTTCGCGCGCGCCGCGCTCACGAGCGCACGGTAGCGCTCGACGTAGCGTGCGCCGCCGTACGCGTCGAGACGCGCTTCGCGATCGGCGATCAGTTCGGCGAGCGTCTCCGGCGCGGCATGCGCGGCCACCGTGTGGCGCGCGTTCCACAACGCATCGAGGCCTGCCGCGTCGCCGGCCGCCATCCGGCCGATCGAGAACGCGAGCTTGTTCATCGGCACCGCGACGTTGTTCAGCTCGATCGCGCGCATCATCGCCGCGTGCGACACCGGCACGAGGCCGAGCTGCCACGCGTAGCCGAGCATGAGGATGTTCGCGCCGATCGAATCGCCGAGGAACTTCGCGGCGAGCGCCTGCGCGTCGCAGCTCGACAGGTAGCCGTCACCGGCCGCGTGGTGCATCTTCTCGAGCAGCGCATCCGCATGCAGGTTCGCGTCGGGGTTCTGCACGAACGACGCGTTCGGGATCCGGTGCGTGTTGACGACGATCCGCGAACGCTCGTGACGCACCGTCTGCAGCGCCTCGGCGCTCGCACCCACGACCATGTCGCACGCGAGCAGCACGTCGGCCTGCTGCGTGTCGATACGCACCTGGTTCAGCCAGCGGTCGCTCGACGCGATCCGCACGAACGACAGCACCGAGCCGCCCTTCTGCGCGAAGCCCATGAAGTCGAGCACCGACGCGCTCTTGCCTTCGAGGTGTGCAGCCATGCTGATCAGCGCGCCGACCGTCACGACGCCTGTGCCGCCGACGCCCGTCACGAGCATGTCGAACGGCGCCGCGTCGAGATGCGTGGCCGGCACCGGCAACGCGTCGACGCGCGCAGCGAGCGCGGCTTCGTCGAATGCGGCACCGGCGGCCTTCTTCAGCGCCGCGCCTTCGACCGTCACGAAGCTCGGGCAGAAGCCGTTCACGCACGAATAGTCCTTGTTGCACGACGACTGGTCGATGCGGCGCTTGCGGCCGAGCGGTGTTTCGAGCGGCTCGACCGACAGGCAGTTCGACTGCACGCCGCAATCGCCGCAGCCTTCGCACACCGCGTCGTTGATGAACAGGCGCTTGTCCGGGTCGGGGAATTCGCCTTTCTTGCGACGGCGGCGCTTCTCGGCCGCGCAGGTCTGGTCGTAGATCAGCACGGTGACGCCCGGCGTTTCGCGCAGCTCGCGCTGCACGGTGTCGAGTTCGCTGCGGTGATGGAACGTCGTGCCCGTCGGGAACTGGCCATGATGGCCGTCGTACTTCTCCGGTTCGTCGGACACAACGACGAAGCGCGACACGCCTTCCGCCTCGACCTGCCGCGCGATCTGCGGCACCGAGATGCTGCCGTCGACCGGCTGGCCGCCCGTCATCGCGACCGCGTCGTTGTAGAGGATCTTGTACGTGATGTTCGCTTTCGCGGCCACGGCCTGGCGGATCGCCAGGATGCCCGAGTGGAAGTAAGTGCCGTCGCCGAGGTTCTGGAACACGTGCTTCGTGTTGGTGAACATCGCGTGCGCGGCCCAGTCGACGCCCTCGCCGCCCATCTGGATCAGCCCCGTCGTGTCGCGCTCCATCCACGACGCCATGAAGTGGCAGCCGATGCCGGCCTGCGCGATCGAGCCTTCCGGCACCTTCGTCGACGTGTTGTGCGGGCAGCCCGAACAGAAATACGGCGTGCGCTTCACCGCATCGGCCTCGTTCGACAGGATCTGCGGCGCGACGAGATCGACCACGCGCTCGCGGCGGTCGAGCGCCGGCTTGTGGCGCGCGAGCCAGTCGGCGAACACCGGCAGGATGCGCGACGGGCGCAGCTCGCCGAGCTCGGACAGCAGGCAGGCGCCGGCGGCGTCATGCTTGCCGAGCACGCGCGGGCGCGCGCCTTCCGTGCGGTTGTACAGGTAGTCCTTGATCTGCTGCTCGATGACGGGGCCCTTCTCCTCGATCACGAGCACTTCGGCCAGCCCGTCGACGAAGGTTTCGACGCGGGTCATTTCGAGCGGATACGACAGGCCGACCTTGTAGATCCGTACGCCGGCCGCGTCGAGGTCGGCCACCGTCAGGTCGAGGCGGCGCAGCGCTTCCATCAGGTCGAGGTGCGCCTTGCCGCAGGTCACGATGCCGACGTTCGCCTGCGCGCTCGGCGCGATCCACTTGTCGATGCTGTTGGTGCGCGCGAAATGGCGCACCGCGTCGAGCTTCGCGGCGAGCCGTGCCTCGATCGTGAGGCTCGGCAGGTCGGGCCAGCGGTTGTGCAGGCCGCCCGCCGGCGGCGTGAAGCCTTCCGGCGCCGGCCACTGCGTCTGCAGCGCGTCGAGATCGACGGTCGAACCCGATTCGACCGTTTCCGAGATCGCCTTGAAACCGACCCATGCGCCCGAGTAGCGCGACAGCGCCCAGCCGTACAGGCCGAATTCGAGCATGTCGGCGATGTTCGCCGGGTTCACGACCGGCATGTGCCACGCGATCATCGCGAAGTCGCTCTGGTGCGGCATCGACGACGACACGCAGCCGTGGTCGTCGCCCGCGACGACGAGCACGCCGCCATGCGGCGACGAACCGTACGCGTTGCCATGCTTCAGCGCGTCGCCCGCGCGATCGACGCCCGGGCCCTTGCCGTACCACATCGCGTACACGCCCTCGACCGTGCGCTCGGGGTCGGCCTCGACGCGCTGCGTGCCGAGCACGGCCGTGCCGCCGAGTTCCTCGTTGATCGCGGGCAGGAAGCGCACGCCGCCGGCGTCGAGCAGTTTCTTCGCCTTCCACAGCTGCTGGTCGACCATGCCGAGCGGCGAACCGCGATAGCCGCTGACGAAGCCGGCCGTGTTCAGCCCCTGTTCGGTATCGACCGTGCGCTGCATCAGCAGCAGACGGACCAGCGCCTGCGTGCCGGTCAGGAAGATCCGGCCGCGCGTCGCGGTCAGGTTGTCGGTCAGGCGGTAGTCGGACAGGGCAGGCGTGCCGTCGACGGGCAGGCGGGCAGTCATGGGGGGATGTCTCCGGATTGTGCTGTTCTGGGCTGCTCGGCAGGGCGTCGGGTGACGCGTGACTGGCGGCAGCGAATGGCTCTATTTTTTCGTGCGCGGCCGAGAATGTTTTTTCTCATCTTGCTCGGATGGGTCCTGAGTGAGAAAAACTGCGCAGCTTTTTGCCGGGATTTGAGAGAGTTTTCGCGCATGGTGGCCGGACGGGATCGGCGACCTGTCGGGGCGGGCGGGTCGTTTGCCGGGAAAGCTCGCGGCCGTCCGACGGCGGCCGGGGTAGGCGGCAGCTGACGCTCGCGCCCCGCTGGACAAGGGTTTCAGCGGCTGGAGGCGGTCATCCTCACCGTTGAGTTGCACAGCGTTCCGATTGGTCGGTGGCGCGGGATGTCCACAATGCCGCGCCCTTCCCGCAGACCTGGCTCGCGCGCTCACCGTTCGATTGCACAGCGTTTCGAGTGGCCTGGGAGACAGGGTTTCCACATCGTTGTCGACATGCGTTTGGCGCTTGCCGCGACGCTCACCGTTCGAAATCACAGCGTGGCGAGTGGGTTTCAAGCGTGGATATCCACATTGACGGGGACGTATTGCGTCGATGGGAGGCTCGTCTTCAGCGCTCGAATGCTCGGGGGCGCGGGTGGGTTTGCTGGCTGGAAGGGTGAGCCGGAACGCGCATGCCGGGCAATCGCGGACTCGTACTCATCGTGGAAATACATTGAGTCGCGAGTGGGTTTGTCGGCCGGACAGGCACGCTGGCACATGCATGCCGGGCAATCGCGGGCTCGTGCTCATCGTGGAAATACATTGGGTCGCGAGTGGGTTTGTCGGCCTGACAGGCACGCCGGAACCCGCATGCTGAACAACCGCGGACTCACACTCACTGTGGAAATACACCAGGTCGCGAGTGAGTTCGTCGGCCGGACAGGCGCGCTGGTACACGCATGCGGCACAATCGCGGGCTCGCGCTTATCGTGGAAATACACTCGGTCGAGAGTGGGCTTATCGGCCGGACACGCACGCCGGAACCCGCATGCTGCGCAATCGCGGGCGTGCACCCACCGTTGAAACACACTGGGTCGCGAGCACGTTTATCGGCCGGACACACACGCCAGAACCCGCATGCGGCACAATCGCGGGCGGGCGCTCACCGTTGAAATACACAGGGCTTCGAGTGTCTGTAAAGGCGGTTATCCACGCCCGATCCGGCATTGCCGACCGGCCACGCGAGCACCCTCACCGTTGAAAACCACAGCCCTTCGAGTGATTCGGGACGCAGGATATCCACATGGATGAGCATCCGAGGAGCGATCTCTGATCCGCGCCCCGGAACGAGCAACCGGCCGGCAAGCCATGCTGGAAGCGGCTCACCGGCCGATCGGCACTCACCCTCACCATCGAAATGCACAGTGCGGCGATTCGTTTCGGCGGCCGGATATCCACAAGGAAGTTCGTGTTGTCCCCGTTCGCATGCTCGCGCGCGAGCCTGAGATACGCGACACGTCGGACGGCACCGGTGGCCGAATGATGGCATCCTGGCGCGCTGACCGCCGGTCGCGTGTTCACGCTCACCCTTGCGTTGCGCAGCGCTTCGAGCCGCTCGCGAACGCGGCGATGCGCAGCGAAATCTGCGTATTGCGGACCACATGCCCGCGCGCACCGTTAAAATGCACGGCCTTCCGGGTAGCTGCCGGAACCGGATCTCCACGTCGCGGCACACGCGCGGTTCGACCACGCTTGCGCGCGTTCGGCTAGAATGCGCGGCGCTCCGAACCACGGCAACGATCGGAAAACCGCGCCAGGACAGGCGCATCGCCCGATCGGACACCACCCCTCACCGTTGAATTCCACAGCATTTCGCCTCGTTCCAGGGCGAGTTGTCCACAACCCGCTTCATGCATTCCGCATCATCCGGTGACCCTCACCTGTGAAATGCACAGGGCGCCGAGTCGTTTCAGTGTGGGGATATCCACAACCGATCGCGCGGCGCGACCTTCGCCGGACCCTCGGCAGGGGCGGCTCACGCATCCGCCGGCGGCTATCGGGCAATCACCGGAAAACCCCGTCCAGACGGCCTCGGCGGCACGCTCACCATTCAAATGCACAGCGTTTCGAGTCGCCTCGATGGCGGGTTATCCACATCCGTCCGGCCTGGCTGCATCGAACGGACATGCGCCCGCGCGTTGCGTTACTCGTCGATCGACCGAATGACCGCTGCCGGATTGCCGCCGACCAACACGTTCGGTGGAACATCCCGCGTGACGACGGCACCGGCCGCGACCACCGAATTCTCGCCTACCGTCACACCGCCGATGATCGTCGCACCGGCGCCGATCCAGACGTTCCGTCCGATCACGATCGGCTTCGCGATAACGGCGTCATGCCGCCGCGAAGGCTCGACGGGATGGCCGGACGTGATGAGGCTGACGTTCGGCCCGATCATCACGTCGTCGCCGATCTCGAGCCCGCCGAGATCGTAGAACGTGCAGTTCTGGTTGACGAACACGTTGCGCCCGATTTTCATGCCGGTGCCGCCTGTCGCATGGAACGGCGGGATCAACACGAAGCCGTCGTCCACCTGCGTGCCGATCAGTTCTCCGAATAATGTGCGAACCTCGGCGGCATCGTCGAATGTCAGGCGATTGATCCGCACGGCGATCGACATCGCCCGCTTGACCTCGGCCACCATCGCCGCCGATTCCGGCGTTCTTCTCGGAATGATCGTGATGCGATCGTCGTTTGCCATGCGTGAGTTGTCTCCCATGATTTCCCTGTTTCGCGATGCATCGGCGCTTGCGGAAAGATGCCGGCGTTGCCGCAGGCGCGGGCGCTGCGGACTCCGTGATGTCGTGCAAGAAACGCCGGCTCACGCCGGAATCTCCACCTATTTATAACTAGTCTTCACATAACTAGTTATCGACATACATCATTACGCCATAAGGCTTTTCCCAGTTTTCTGCACGATGCACGCACGACACACAACGCATCCTGCCATCCCCGCAGATAGCCGCCCCTGGCCGAGCGCCCCTAGCCGGGCGCCCCTGTCCGAACCGCCGGCGCTCGGGTACGCTTGAGCATCCACCGGACCGACAGCTGCACCCAAACGCGGAGGCACGATGAAGCTCTACTACTGGCCGAAAACCCGGGCATTCCGGGCCTTGTGGATGCTTGAAGAACTCGGCGTGGTGTACGAACTCGTGCCGATCGACCTGCGTTCGCACGAACAGGGCAGCGACGCGTTCGTGCAGGTCAACCCGATGGCCAAGCTGCCCGCGCTCGACGACGGCAGCGTGCCGTTCGCCGAATCGGGCGCCGTGCTGCTCTATCTTGCCGACCGCTGCCCGGGTGCCGGGCTCGGCGTCGCGCCCGACGATCCGCTGCGCGGCCGCTTCCTCCAGTGGATGTTCTTCACGCCGACCTGCCTCGAACCGGCGATGGCCGAAAAATTCACCGGCGCGTCGGGCAATCCGGTCGCGTTCGGCTGGGGCAACATCACGCGCGTGCAGCGCGCACTTTCGCAAGCGCTCGCCCATAGTCCGTGGCTCGTCGGCGACCACTTCACCGCGGCCGACCTGCTGCTCGCCAGCACGCTGAAGATCGCGTTCGACGCGCATCTGCTGCCGCACGAAGGCGTGCTCGGAGACTACGTCGCGCGCGCCGAGGATCGCGACGCCTTCCGCCGCGCGGTCGCGATCGAACAGCGCGAAGCGTCGCGTCTGCTGCATGCGTGACGTATAGACGTGTAGCGCATGGGCGGCGCGACCAGCCGCCCGCGAGCGCATCTACGCGGCCGGGCCCGACGCCGCGGTCCCGGCATTGACCACCGCGCCCGGCGAGCCGCGCTCGTCGGTGTCGGCGTCGACCGGCACCACTTCATGAAAATGCGTGTAGTCGATGTGCGTGATGCCGTCTTCGTCGTGCATCAGGTCGACATAGCGGTGGCGCCAGCGGATCTCGCCATGCTCCCAGGAATGACGCGCCTGCATCACCTGCGCGGTCGTCTCGTCCGAGCCTTCGATCGTGATCAGCAACGATGCGTCGCGCGCGGCGAGCGACTCGGGCGTCTCGCCAAACAGCGCGCTCGATTCGTCGATCACGTGCATCAGATTCCAGCCGAGCAGGAAGATCGGATGCTCGCTGCGCACGAGCGGCAGGTCGTGGATCTTGCGCAGCGTGTAGCCCTCGTGCGTGCCTTCGACGCGCATCAGCCGCAGTTTCGCCTGCGCCTCCGCAATCACGTTCTGGCGCGCATTCGCGGCGCGCACCATCAGCGTCATCCTGCCGTCCAACGGCCGCACGATCGCGTAGCGCGCGAACAGGATCTTCGCCTGCGGCCGCGAAAACCGCGCGAATACGAGCCCCGTGGCCATCGCAATCCCCGACATCCCGACGAAGATCTCGAACGTAGCGACCAAGTGCGCATAGACGGTCTGCGGATGCATGTCGCCGTAGCCGACGGTCGCGAGTGTCTCGACGCTGAAGAAGAACGCGCCGCCGAAGCCGGCCGGCGACTGGTTTGCGATCGGCGTATGGCCGAGCAGGTAGAGCGTCGCAAAACCGCCGTTGAGCAGTAGAAACAGCGCGGCGAGCGACAGGAAGAATACGGGCCAGCTCACCGTCAGCGCGCGGTGATAGAGGTCGCGCCAGCCGAGCGGCGGCATCCCGTACGCGATGACCAGGCGCGTGCCCGACCAGATCTTGCGGCCACGGCCGCGGGAGGCTGGGGAGGACGAATCGACATTCATCGCGTGGTGCCGGAAGCAGGGAGGCGATGAGCGTAGCACGCGCGGCGGCGGCCGGGTATGCGTGCCGGTTCGGAATGGAAATCCTGCGCACCGCCGGCCGCGCGGCGCAAAAAAAACCGGCCGCGGAAGCGGCCGGCTGCGTCGTCAGCGTGAGGACCAGCGCGCCGTGCGCGCGGCGCTCACTTGCGGTCGACGATCACCTGGTCGAACGTGCCGCCGTCCGCGAAGTGCGTCTTCTGCGCGTTCGCCCAGCTGCCGAAGACCTGCTCGACGCTGAACGTCTTCAGCGGCTTGAATTCGGCCGCATGCTTCTTAAGCACGTTCGCGTCGCGCGGGCGCAGATGATGTTGCGCGATGATCTCCTGCGCTTCCGGCGTGTACAGGTAGTCGAGATACGCCTGCGCGACCTTGCGCGTGCCCTTCTTGTCGACGACCTTGTCGACGACGGCGACGGGCGGCTCCGCGAGGATGCTCGCCGACGGGTACACCGCGTCGAACTGCGCGCCCGATGCGCCGGTGTCCATCAGCGCGCCTTCGTTCTCGAACGTGACCAGCACGTCGCCGATGCCGCGCTGCGTGAACGTCGTCGTCGCGCCGCGGCCGCCGGAGTCGAGCACCGGCACGTTGCGGAAGATCGCCTTCTCGAAATCGATCGCCTGCTGGTCGGTCGCGCCCTTCTGCTTCTGGAAGCCCCACGCGGCGAGATACGCATAGCGGCCGTTGCCCGACGTCTTCGGGTTCGCGATGACCACCTGGACACCCGGCTTCGCGAGATCGCTCCAGTCCTTGATCGCCTTCGGGTTGCCCTTGCGCACGAGGAACACCATCGTGGTCGAGTACGGCGAGCTGTTGTCCGGGAAGCGCGCGCGCCAGTCCTTCGGCAGCAACTGGCCACGCTCGGCGAGCAGGTCGATGTCGTTCGGCTGGTTCATCGTCACGACGTCGGCCTGCAGCCCTTGCAGCACCGACAGCGCCTGCGCGCTCGACGCGCCGTGCGACTGCTTGATCGCGATCGTCTCGCCGGTCTTCTGCTTGTAGGCAGCGGCAAAACCCGCGTTGATGTCCTTGTACAGTTCGCGCGTCACGTCGTACGACACGTTCAGGATCGACGTATCCGCGTGCGCGGCCGTCGCCGCCACGACCAGCGCCGCCGCCGCGCCCGTGTGCAGCCAGCGACCGATCCCCTTCATGCTTGCCATCGTGATATGCCCCGTTTCCAGTGGTGGTGAATGTGCGTGACGGCACGCGTACGCGCTGTCATCGAAACGTAAGCGGGCATTCTAGCGGCCGTGCGCGGCGCCCTTTCCAATCAGTCGTGGAAAGCAAATCTCGAATCCTGCTAAACGGCAGCGGACGCTCGCGTGCGGATCGGATCCGGTGTTAAGATCGCCGCTCAACCCATTTCCCGGTTCCTCCATGTCCGCTGCCCTGCGCTCGCTTCCGATCCTCGCCGCCGTCGCGGCAGGTGCGCGCGCGGTCGGGCTGAAACTGAA includes these proteins:
- a CDS encoding glutathione S-transferase family protein, with the translated sequence MKLYYWPKTRAFRALWMLEELGVVYELVPIDLRSHEQGSDAFVQVNPMAKLPALDDGSVPFAESGAVLLYLADRCPGAGLGVAPDDPLRGRFLQWMFFTPTCLEPAMAEKFTGASGNPVAFGWGNITRVQRALSQALAHSPWLVGDHFTAADLLLASTLKIAFDAHLLPHEGVLGDYVARAEDRDAFRRAVAIEQREASRLLHA
- a CDS encoding sugar O-acetyltransferase, translated to MANDDRITIIPRRTPESAAMVAEVKRAMSIAVRINRLTFDDAAEVRTLFGELIGTQVDDGFVLIPPFHATGGTGMKIGRNVFVNQNCTFYDLGGLEIGDDVMIGPNVSLITSGHPVEPSRRHDAVIAKPIVIGRNVWIGAGATIIGGVTVGENSVVAAGAVVTRDVPPNVLVGGNPAAVIRSIDE
- a CDS encoding ion channel, with protein sequence MNVDSSSPASRGRGRKIWSGTRLVIAYGMPPLGWRDLYHRALTVSWPVFFLSLAALFLLLNGGFATLYLLGHTPIANQSPAGFGGAFFFSVETLATVGYGDMHPQTVYAHLVATFEIFVGMSGIAMATGLVFARFSRPQAKILFARYAIVRPLDGRMTLMVRAANARQNVIAEAQAKLRLMRVEGTHEGYTLRKIHDLPLVRSEHPIFLLGWNLMHVIDESSALFGETPESLAARDASLLITIEGSDETTAQVMQARHSWEHGEIRWRHRYVDLMHDEDGITHIDYTHFHEVVPVDADTDERGSPGAVVNAGTAASGPAA
- a CDS encoding indolepyruvate ferredoxin oxidoreductase family protein, with amino-acid sequence MTARLPVDGTPALSDYRLTDNLTATRGRIFLTGTQALVRLLLMQRTVDTEQGLNTAGFVSGYRGSPLGMVDQQLWKAKKLLDAGGVRFLPAINEELGGTAVLGTQRVEADPERTVEGVYAMWYGKGPGVDRAGDALKHGNAYGSSPHGGVLVVAGDDHGCVSSSMPHQSDFAMIAWHMPVVNPANIADMLEFGLYGWALSRYSGAWVGFKAISETVESGSTVDLDALQTQWPAPEGFTPPAGGLHNRWPDLPSLTIEARLAAKLDAVRHFARTNSIDKWIAPSAQANVGIVTCGKAHLDLMEALRRLDLTVADLDAAGVRIYKVGLSYPLEMTRVETFVDGLAEVLVIEEKGPVIEQQIKDYLYNRTEGARPRVLGKHDAAGACLLSELGELRPSRILPVFADWLARHKPALDRRERVVDLVAPQILSNEADAVKRTPYFCSGCPHNTSTKVPEGSIAQAGIGCHFMASWMERDTTGLIQMGGEGVDWAAHAMFTNTKHVFQNLGDGTYFHSGILAIRQAVAAKANITYKILYNDAVAMTGGQPVDGSISVPQIARQVEAEGVSRFVVVSDEPEKYDGHHGQFPTGTTFHHRSELDTVQRELRETPGVTVLIYDQTCAAEKRRRRKKGEFPDPDKRLFINDAVCEGCGDCGVQSNCLSVEPLETPLGRKRRIDQSSCNKDYSCVNGFCPSFVTVEGAALKKAAGAAFDEAALAARVDALPVPATHLDAAPFDMLVTGVGGTGVVTVGALISMAAHLEGKSASVLDFMGFAQKGGSVLSFVRIASSDRWLNQVRIDTQQADVLLACDMVVGASAEALQTVRHERSRIVVNTHRIPNASFVQNPDANLHADALLEKMHHAAGDGYLSSCDAQALAAKFLGDSIGANILMLGYAWQLGLVPVSHAAMMRAIELNNVAVPMNKLAFSIGRMAAGDAAGLDALWNARHTVAAHAAPETLAELIADREARLDAYGGARYVERYRALVSAARAKGDEALTRAVATTFYRLLAVKDEYEVARLYTDDAFRTALEAQFEGVPGQAYRVKFNLAPPTVAKAGSDGSAPKKRVFGQWMWPVFGMLARVRSLRGTWLDPFGRTVERRMERALADDYETTLARALAATTAGNAAQVVQLADLHARVRGFGHVKVRNLAGVKRAERELALQLGIEAATSAAVQHALDEMKGAGMLKGIPVVVAK